In Thermodesulfovibrionales bacterium, the following proteins share a genomic window:
- a CDS encoding DNA-directed RNA polymerase subunit alpha — MDLKKKGFQLPDKIRFDEETLTDTYGKLVAEPFERGFGITIGNALRRVLLSSIEGAAVTAVKIRGALHEFSSLTGIKEDALDIILNIKKLRFRLYGDGKRTAIVKATGPKEVKGGDLHLDSGIEILNPDQLIATLDKGAPFDVELTIKKGKGYVPAELNKEEGLPVDMLAIDSVFSPIRKVNFIVEKARVGRATDYDRLVMEIWTDGSLTPQRAISQAASIMIDYMDFFVFEEMEEGGEFESNESSGMVLVPGADDPSVNENLQKSVDELELSVRASNCLKNAQIKTISELVQKTEHEMLKTKNFGRKSLNEIKEVLHSMGLRLGMRIDMDALK; from the coding sequence ATGGATTTAAAGAAAAAAGGCTTTCAACTACCCGATAAGATTCGGTTTGATGAAGAGACGCTTACTGATACCTACGGGAAGCTTGTTGCAGAGCCCTTTGAGCGAGGTTTTGGTATTACCATTGGGAATGCCCTCAGGAGGGTGTTGCTTTCTTCCATTGAGGGAGCTGCCGTTACCGCGGTCAAGATACGGGGCGCTTTACATGAGTTTTCGAGTCTGACGGGAATTAAGGAGGACGCCCTCGACATTATTCTCAATATAAAGAAACTGAGATTCAGGCTCTATGGAGACGGAAAGAGGACTGCCATCGTTAAGGCTACGGGGCCTAAAGAAGTCAAGGGGGGCGACCTCCATCTTGACTCGGGGATCGAGATTCTCAATCCTGACCAGCTTATAGCCACTCTTGATAAGGGAGCTCCCTTTGACGTGGAACTCACGATCAAGAAGGGTAAGGGATATGTTCCTGCCGAGTTGAATAAGGAAGAAGGCCTTCCTGTCGATATGCTTGCGATAGACTCTGTGTTTAGCCCGATACGAAAGGTTAATTTCATTGTCGAGAAGGCAAGAGTCGGACGGGCGACCGACTATGACAGGCTTGTTATGGAAATCTGGACTGACGGGAGCCTGACCCCGCAGAGGGCCATCTCTCAGGCTGCCTCCATCATGATCGACTACATGGATTTCTTTGTCTTCGAGGAAATGGAAGAAGGCGGGGAGTTCGAGTCGAACGAGAGCTCCGGTATGGTATTGGTACCGGGGGCTGACGACCCGAGTGTTAACGAGAATCTCCAGAAGAGTGTTGATGAGCTCGAACTCTCTGTCCGCGCCTCGAATTGTCTCAAGAACGCACAGATAAAGACGATTTCAGAGTTGGTTCAGAAAACGGAACACGAGATGCTGAAGACAAAGAATTTCGGACGCAAATCTCTGAACGAGATCAAGGAAGTGCTCCATTCCATGGGACTTCGCCTTGGCATGAGGATTGATATGGACGCACTGAAATAA
- the rpmJ gene encoding 50S ribosomal protein L36, whose product MKVRSSVKPICAKCKIVKRRGVIRIICENPRHKQRQG is encoded by the coding sequence ATGAAGGTCAGATCGTCGGTAAAACCAATATGTGCCAAGTGCAAAATAGTGAAGAGAAGGGGAGTCATCAGAATTATCTGTGAGAACCCGAGGCACAAACAGAGGCAGGGATAG
- the rpsD gene encoding 30S ribosomal protein S4, with the protein MSRYIGPVCRMCRRAGEKLFFKGDRCFTEKCGVERRKYPPGQHGQSRGKLSDYGVQLMEKQKVRKPYGLAERQFRRYFHESERRKGVTGEILLQLLECRLDNVVHRMGFSANRRQARQLISHGHFLVNGRQVNIPSYVVKAQDVVEVVESSRVIGAIQESLEKVEHRGLPAWIEMDFANFRGKVLHIPSREEIQLPVKEQLIVELYSK; encoded by the coding sequence GTGTCACGATATATCGGACCGGTGTGCAGGATGTGTAGGAGAGCTGGCGAAAAGCTTTTCTTCAAGGGTGACAGGTGTTTTACTGAGAAGTGCGGCGTGGAGCGGCGGAAATATCCGCCGGGACAGCATGGCCAGAGCCGGGGCAAACTGTCCGATTATGGTGTGCAGTTAATGGAGAAGCAGAAAGTGAGAAAGCCTTACGGCCTTGCCGAAAGACAGTTCAGACGGTATTTCCACGAATCTGAAAGACGGAAAGGGGTTACCGGCGAGATCCTCCTGCAACTGCTCGAATGCCGCCTTGATAATGTGGTGCACAGGATGGGTTTCTCTGCGAACAGGAGGCAGGCACGGCAGCTTATCAGCCACGGACACTTCTTGGTGAACGGCAGACAGGTCAACATCCCTTCATACGTCGTGAAGGCGCAGGACGTTGTCGAAGTCGTGGAATCGAGCAGGGTGATCGGTGCCATACAGGAGAGCCTTGAGAAGGTTGAGCACCGCGGCCTTCCGGCCTGGATCGAGATGGATTTTGCCAACTTTAGGGGAAAGGTTTTGCACATACCTTCGAGAGAGGAGATCCAGCTTCCGGTGAAAGAACAGCTCATTGTTGAGCTCTATTCGAAATAA
- the rpsK gene encoding 30S ribosomal protein S11, translating to MAQGKKTSRKEKKNINVGAAHIQATFNNTIVTITDQSGGVVTWSSAGSLGFKGSRKGTPYAAQMAAEAAAKKAVDMGMKQLDVFVKGPGAGRESAIRALQAAGLDINLIKDVTPVPHNGCRPPKRRRV from the coding sequence ATGGCTCAGGGGAAGAAGACTTCAAGGAAAGAGAAAAAGAATATCAATGTTGGTGCGGCCCACATCCAGGCAACATTCAATAATACCATTGTGACCATCACTGATCAGAGCGGAGGAGTGGTGACGTGGTCAAGCGCAGGAAGCCTTGGGTTTAAAGGATCGAGGAAGGGCACGCCCTATGCGGCACAGATGGCTGCCGAGGCTGCTGCCAAGAAGGCCGTTGATATGGGAATGAAGCAGTTGGACGTCTTTGTTAAGGGTCCGGGCGCCGGGAGAGAGTCTGCCATAAGGGCATTGCAGGCGGCCGGGTTAGATATTAACCTTATCAAGGACGTAACGCCCGTTCCCCACAACGGATGCAGGCCTCCAAAGAGAAGGAGGGTTTAA
- the rpsM gene encoding 30S ribosomal protein S13 has translation MARIAGVDLPKNERIEIGLTRIFGIGRPLSQKILDETRVNPNIRVKDLKDEDIVKIRNVIDRDFKVEGDLRREVAMSVKRLTDIGCYRGIRHRTGLPVRGQRTKTNARTRKGPRKTIMGKKKEA, from the coding sequence ATGGCAAGGATCGCTGGTGTTGATTTACCAAAGAATGAACGGATAGAGATCGGATTGACAAGAATATTCGGGATCGGGAGGCCCCTCTCTCAAAAAATACTCGATGAGACCAGGGTTAATCCCAACATACGGGTTAAAGATCTCAAGGACGAGGATATCGTAAAGATAAGGAATGTTATTGACAGAGACTTCAAAGTCGAAGGCGATCTGAGGCGAGAGGTCGCGATGAGCGTAAAAAGACTTACGGACATCGGGTGTTACCGGGGTATTCGACACCGCACGGGTTTGCCTGTCAGAGGGCAGCGGACCAAGACAAATGCCCGCACGCGCAAGGGACCGAGAAAGACCATTATGGGCAAGAAGAAGGAGGCGTAA
- the rplQ gene encoding 50S ribosomal protein L17 translates to MRHRVSGRLFGRTANQRKALLRGLMASLFEYQRIETTLAKAREIKKLAERVITLGVKGDLHSKRVALSHVPNRSAVAKLFNDIAPRFSGRNGGYLRLVQTRNRVNDGAPMAVLEFVDYEEVKAKKEEKKAKPKKEETKSGE, encoded by the coding sequence ATGAGGCATAGAGTTTCAGGCAGGCTATTCGGCAGGACAGCGAATCAGAGGAAGGCCCTTCTGAGAGGCCTCATGGCTTCGCTGTTTGAGTATCAGAGGATAGAGACGACATTGGCCAAGGCCAGAGAGATCAAGAAACTGGCAGAGCGCGTTATAACCCTGGGCGTGAAAGGCGACCTCCATTCAAAGCGCGTTGCCCTTTCCCATGTCCCGAACAGGAGCGCCGTTGCGAAGCTCTTTAATGACATTGCGCCGAGGTTTTCCGGGAGGAACGGCGGGTATCTCAGACTGGTTCAGACGCGGAACAGGGTGAATGACGGTGCTCCGATGGCGGTCCTTGAGTTTGTCGATTATGAAGAAGTGAAGGCAAAGAAGGAAGAGAAGAAGGCGAAGCCGAAGAAAGAGGAGACGAAGAGCGGTGAGTGA